CTTCGGCGTGCTGCGACAAAAGCTCCTTGTCTATCCGGGGCTTGCGGTAAAAACCCTCCAGATAGGCCAGCGAGGAGAGCACCAGCAGGTTCTTGTAGCCCTTTTCATTCCGGGCCAAAAGCAGCAGATGATAGGATGTGTCGTCGGTCTCGGCCAGAGCATGGTCGGTGCGGCCCTTGGGGGCCACGTAGGTCTCGATCCCGATGATGGGCTTGATGCCGGCGCTGCGGGCCTGGGTGTAAAAGTCCAGCGCCCCGAACATGTTGCCGTGGTCGGTGATGGCCAGGGCCGGCAGCTTGTACTGCACTGCCTTGGCGATCAGGTCCTTGACCGGGATCAGTCCGTCCAGGATGCTGTACTCGGTGTGAACGTGAAGGTGGGCGAAGCGGGTGTGGGGCATCTTATAGCTTGGGATTTGTGGTTTGGGATTTGATGTTTGGGAGGGAACGAAAAACGAAAACTAAAACGAAGGCAGAAAACCATAAATGGTAAACGCAAAACAGTAAACGGTCCGACTGTAAACTGGCGGTTATTCTTCCAGGTCCGAGACATTCTGGGGAACCTGGCTTTTATCCAGCGGCAGGTTAAGGGGATTGGCGCAGTATTTCTCCTTGCAGCGGGGGCAGAGCCAGAAAAGGAACTCCCGGTGGACCTCGCCCTCCAGCAAATGTTCAGGCACCCCGGCGGTCTGGTCGTCGATCTTCTTGAGGAGCGAGGCCAGGTCGGTGCCTTGGGCAAGTTTGATCACCCCGTCAAAACCCTGCTGCAGCATCACTTTCAGCTGGTAAAAGCTGCTGCCGGGGGGCAGGGGTCGCTGGCATTTATTACAGCGTCTCATATGCTTGAATGGTTTCTGTTCATATTAGTTTAGGATATCACTTAATGTTTGGCTTGTCAATATCAAAAGCTGGCAGAAAAACATAAATTTGAACATTTTGCCCTTGCAAAATAAAATCAATTCTGTTAGAATACTTTTTGGGTTTCCTTTAAAAATAGACCATTCAGCCACAAAGACACTAAGACACAAATTAAATTTGATATTACCCCGTTCCCATTTTTGATAGGGCTTAGTGCCTTGGTGTCTTGGTGGCTATGAATCGTTACAACAATAACCAATATTATAAATTCCACAAAATCAGGAGGTTTTAACATGCCCGAAATAAGGGTGGACGAGAACCGCTGCAAGGGTTGCGAGCTTTGCACCAAGGCCTGTCCCAAGGAGTGCATCTCCATGTCCCAGACCTTCAGCGTTACCGGCTATTACCCGGCCAAGCTGGCCAAACAGGACTGCTGCATCGGCTGCGGGCTGTGCGCCCAGATCTGTCCCGACCTGGCCATCTCGGTCTGGAAATAACGACTCCCACAAAAAAGCACGAAAACTGGCGAAACCAAGGGTATTCTATGGAAACGGGGATCGTGCTCCAATTCCCAAGTAACATTATTTTACAGGAGAAATAAATATAATGGGTGAAAAAATCTTAATGAAGGGCAACGAAGCCATGGCCGAAGGCGCGGTCCGGGCCGGGTGCCGGTTCTTTTCCGGATACCCCATTACTCCGCAAAAC
This genomic stretch from bacterium harbors:
- a CDS encoding 4Fe-4S binding protein, coding for MPEIRVDENRCKGCELCTKACPKECISMSQTFSVTGYYPAKLAKQDCCIGCGLCAQICPDLAISVWK